In Mycolicibacter virginiensis, the DNA window CAACCGTTGTCGGAGAGCATCGCTTACTTCGGGTACTGGGACCGCCGTACGGGCGGCCCACACCGAAGCCGCGCTCTACCGCGCGGAGCGGCGACCATCGTCATCGATATCGGCGACCGCCCGCAGGTGGATTTCTTCGGCGCCGATGCGCACACCCGGCTGACGGTGCCACCGGCGTTCTTCATCGGCGCCGGCACCGCGTCCTACGTGACGCACATCGACACGGCGCAGACCGTCATCACGGTCCACTTTCGCCCCGGCGGCGCGTGGCCGTTCGTCGGCATCGCGCAGGGGGAGTTGACGGACGCCTGCGTCGGGCTGTCCGAGCTGTGGGGGCACGAGGCGGCGACGCTGCGCCCGCGGTTGGCGGAGGCACCCTCGGCGACCGCGCGGGTCATGCTGCTCGAAGCATTCCTGGTGAACCGGTTGCGGGACAAGCAAATCGCCCCGCACGTGGATGTGACCGCAGTGCTGGACGCCGCGGAACGCAACCCATCGATGCGCGTCGGTGACGCGGTGACGCTCACCGGCTTATCGCCCAAACGGCTGATCAACATGTTTCGCACCCAGATCGGTCTGACGCCCAAGGCGTACCTGCGGGTGCGGCGACTGCAGGCCGCCCTCACCCGCCTCGACAGCGGGGCGGCAGGGGGTGCTGTCCTGGCGGCTGAGTTGGGGTACTTCGATCAGGCGCACTTCGTGCGGGAGTTTCGGGCGTTCACCGAGACCACCCCGACTCAGTACTTGCGGCGTCGTTCGTGGCTGGCCGGGCACATTGATCTCGTCGAGGACTGCCCCGGCGAGGCGGCGCGGGTGAGCGCTGACAAAAATATCCAAGCCAACTGCCACCGCCGTCCCAGATGATGGCGTGATGCACCGCACCCGAGAAGCCGTGGCCAGCACCGGAATCCTCGTCGCCGCGATCCGCGCCAAGGAATCCGCCCGCGACGACGCCCTGTTCACCGATCCGTTTGCGGACAAGCTGGCGGGGGAGGGCGGCCGGCGGATGCTGGAGGCAGCCATCGCCAACTCCGGTGAGCAGTCGACCTGGCAGATCGTCGTCCGGACCCGATTCTGGGACGAGGCCCTACTACGGGCCGGCCTCACCCAGGTGGTCATCCTGGCGGCCGGAATGGACGCCCGGGCATACCGGCTGCCGTGGCCGGAACACACCACCGTCTACGAAGTGGATCAACCAGCGGTCGTCGCGGCCAAAACCGAGCTGCTCGCCGGCCATGAGCCGCGTTGCCTGCGGGTGCCGCTGGGTATCGACCTTGCTGAGGACTGGCCTGCCGCCCTGGCGGCGGCCGGTTTCGACGCGGCCACTCCCACCGTCTGGCTTATCGAGGGGCTGCTGCAGTACCTGGACGAAGCCGCGGTGCGGGCGCTGTTCGCCCGTGTCGACGCGTTGTCGGCGTCCGGCTCGGTGTTGCTGTACGACGTGGTTGGTAAGACGTTGCTGGAAGCGCCGTCGATGGCGCCGTTGTTGCAGTCCATGGCACAGCAGGGTTCACCGTGGCTGTTCGGCACGGACGAGCCCGGAGAGCTTGCCGAACGACACGGTTGGTCGGCTGCGGTGACCGATGTGGCCGAGCCGGGTAATCGGTGGAACCGCTGGTTCCCGTCGGTGACCGCAGCGGCCGGACCGGATGTGCCGCGCGGCTACTTCGTCGAGGCGCAGCGATAGCTGGCCGCGCACCGCTGCGGTCGGGAATCCACGAATGCCCGGTGCGCGGGCCTAGCGGCGGAGTAAGTTGCAAACACGGTAGCTGTATCGCCTGCGTAGCACTCAGCATCACATGGGGTTGGGACATGGCAGTCTGCGGATCGTCACGGATGAACCGGCAGGGTGATGCCACTCGGCGTAGATCCCGTCATGACTGATCACCCAGGATTCAACGAACTGGATCCGCCGCCGCCCGAAATCTCTTGGGCGGCAAGGGTGATGTGCGCGGTGCTTGAGTTGGAGACAGCGGATGCCCCGCCCACCGCAACCCGGGTGAAGGAGATGGTGGGTGCCAAGTTCGCGGCATCGTTCTTGCCCGGGGACCGGCTCTATGACGGCGCCCGCCCGTCGTGGGAGCGTCGGGTCGACGAGGCCACCAATGCGCTGATAAAGCAGAAGTACCTGCGTCGACTCAAGGGCGTGGCGCGCACCACCTCTGCCGGTCGCAAACACTACGACAACGCGTGCCAGATCGGCGCTCTGGTCGCCGCGGCCCCCGCGCCGCCGAGTGTCGGTCAAGCGCCTCCTCCGCCTGATCTGTTGCAGCCCGGGGTTGTCACCGCACCATTGCAACAGAAGCTCCGGCCAGCTGCAGAACATGCCGCGAACCTCGACCTCTTCCGAGCGACGCATTCATTCAGGTCATCGGTTCGGGACACCGGGCCAGACTTCTTCGACGAGCAGCCGGCGGACCAACCCGAACCGATCATGATTGAGCTGAATCTCCGCTACGGGATTGGTGCAGGCCCAGCCGTAACCGGTGGCCTTGACGGGGCGATCGCCCGAGTCCAGGATCTGTGGAAACTGGTTGGTGCGCCGGGTGAGCCGACCGTCGTTGCGGATCAATACCTTTCTGGTGAATTAACGCCGGCGCAGATGCAGAACATCGCGACGGCAGACTCGGCCGCCGGCGACTGGCCATACCGCGCCATCTTCCGCATCTGGCCCGACTTCGAGGTGCATCGCCAGATCGACGTCTCCACCACGACGGTCAAGGCGGTACCCGCGCAACGTTCATTCGCGGCTTTCGGCGACGGAATCGTCTGGGCGGTGATCGATTCCGGCATCGACGGCACCCACCCGCATTTCCAGGGTGAACACACACTCAGTGACCCATCGGTCGCAGACCTGCATCACGACTTCGTGTCCGGCAGCAATGATCCCGCTGCAGCGCTCGTTGATGACGACGGGCACGGAACGCACGTGGCCGGCATCATCGCCGGGGGGTTGGCTCGCTGGAAGCCTGAACGAGGCAAGCCCCACGCGATTGCCGTCGAGAGGCGGCGGAACAACGGGGCCATGGCGGGTACCGACCCGATCCTCTCGCCGCGCCCGGTGGATCTCGAGAAACTCAACGGCGTTGCACCGCATGCCAAGTTGGTCAGCCTGAAGGTACTCGGCGGCCTCGGCGACCTCACCGCGAGGACAGTCAGGGTTATCAACGCGCTGGCCTACATTCGCGAGAAGAACGGCGACACCGGCAAGCTGAGCAGAATCCACGGCGTCAATCTCAGCCTGGGCTACGACTTCCTCGCCGAATGGTTCGCCTGCGGACAGAGTCCGCTGTGCTTGGAGGTGAACCGGCTGGTGCGAACCGGCGTCGTCGTGGTGGTCGCGGCCGGCAACTCCGGCTATGTCAAACTCAACGTTCAGAAATCCGAGGTCAACCAGTTCAGTGCCGCGACGACGATCAATGATCCGGGCAACGCCGACTTAGCCATCACGGTTGGCTCGACGCATCGAGATTCGCCACACACCAACGGAATTTCCTACTTCTCTTCGCGCGGCCCAACGGGGGACGGTCGGCCCAAACCCGACCTGGTGGCACCCGGCGAACTGATCACCTCGGCTGCCGCCGGCAAGAACCTCACCAAGATCCAGCAAGCCAACTTCGACGGGTTCGACGGCGCAGCGGTGTACATCCAAGACAGCGGTACCAGCATGGCAGCCCCGCACGTGTCCGGTGCCATCGCGGCGTTTCTGTCGGTACAGCGCGAGTTCGTGGGGAAGCCCGCAGAGGTCAAGCGAATCTTCACCTCGTCCGCGACGTCGCTCAATCGTGACCCGAGCTTCCAAGGCTCCGGCCTGGTCGACCTCATGCGCGCACTGCAAACACCGTGAGATCGGCGAAGGGGATCCATCATGACCACGACCACCACCACCACCCCCTGGGCGCTGTCATTCGACACTCGAGGAGATGTCAGCCGCGAAGGCGAAGAGCAATTCCTGGCGCAACTCAAGGCCGCCAACGTCGCTGACCTGGTGATCTTCAGTCACGGCTGGAACAACGACGAGGCTACCGCTGCCTCGCTGTACCAGCGGTGGTCTACGTTGCTCAACGACCAACTCGGCCCTGGCCGCACCATCGGCTTCCTCGGCATCCGCTGGCCTTCGGCGATGTGGCGCGACGAACGCATTCCGAACTTCGAGCCCACGCCCGGCGGTGCGGGAACCGGTGCCGCCGGATTGGACGACACCGCTGCGACTTTCGATGCCGACCCGAGTCTGAGCCCACAACAGTTGGCTGACCTGGTCACCCTGTTCCCTTCGGGGGCGGCTGAGCTCAACCAACTCACCGCGCTGCTGGCGACCCAACCCGACCAGGCGCAGCGTGACGAGATATTCACACTCATGCGCAAATTCAGCGACAAGGTGCGGGCTGGGTTTGACGATGGCGAGGCCGAGACCGTAGACCCCGCCCGGCCAGGCATGCTCGACGACGACAAAAGGGCCGACGACGTCTTCGAGAACTTCGCCGATGCGCTGACCGACGCGGGGATCGACCTCAGCGATGGTGGCGGGGGTGGTGGCGCCGGGCTGGTAGACAACATCAGAAAGCTGTGGCTCGGCGCCAAGCAGGCGCTGCGTCAGCTGACTTACTGGCAGATGAAGAACCGCGCCGGGGTCGTCGGAGAGCGTGGCGTCGGGCCCCTGCTGGTACGCATCGCCGCCAAGTGCCCCAACGTGCGAATCCACCTGGTGGGCCACAGTTTCGGCGCGCGGGTGGTGTCCTTTGCGCTGGCCGGCGGGCCAACCACCACGCCGTCCCCGGTCAAGTCGGTCACGCTGCTTGAAGGCGCCTTCTCCCGGTTCGCCTTCCTCGACAAGCTTCCGTTCTCATCCCCGCACCCCAGCGGCGCATTGGCCGGCCGGCTGTCCCGGGTCGACGGACCGCTGACCGTCTGCTATTCCAGTCATGACATGGCCCTAGGCGTGATGTACCCGCTGGCCTCGGCGGCTGCCGGCGACGACAGTGCCGGCATCGACAACGATCCGCTGGGCCGATGGCGCGCGATCGGTTCGCTGGGTGCCTACCAGGCGCCGACCGAGCCCATCGGCGCAGTGCGGACCACGTATTCCTTCGTCAAAGGCGCCATCCTCAATGTGGATTCGTCGGCGATAGTGACCAAGGGCGGTCCTCCGGCGGGCGCGCACAGCGACATCTTCTATCCCGAGCTGGCCTGGATCGTCGCGTCAGCGGCTGGGCTTACCGCCTAGCGGCCGCGCTGGCCGCGTTGGCTCCCGCCCGGCGCCCGGCGAACACACAGTCGGCGATCGACAGCCCGCTGACATAGGACCGCGAGGCAATGCCGATGGCGGTGCGCCCGGCGCCGTAGAGCCCTGGGATCGGATTGCCGTCGGCGTCGACCACCGCACCGGTGTCCTCGCAGACTCGGACGCCGCCCAGGGTGAGCATAGGGGTGGGGCGTAAGACGTTGGGCCGCACCGAGATATCCATCAGAGTAAAAGGTCCCTGATCGATGCGCCGGCAGAACTCGGCGGGTTTGCCAGCCGGGTCTTCGGAGCCGGAGTCGATCGCATCGTTGTGCGCGGTGACGGTGGCCTGCAGGCCCTCGGCATCGATGCCGGCGGCGCGTGCCACCTCGGCCAGCGTGGCGCCCCGCACCGCGCCGCCGAAGATCAGCGCGGCGCCCTGGGCGCGCTGGAACCACAGCGTCTGGGTCAACAGTTGGCGCCGGGCCTCCGACATCAAGCGGGCATCGGCCAAGATCCAGCCCTGGCTGCCGTGGTTCTTCACCATGGCCTGTCCGACCGCGGCGCCGTAACGAGACTCGTCGATCACCCGTCGGCCGTCGGCGTCGACGATGATGGCGGAGATGAATGCGCTCGGGGGCGTGATGAACTTCCACACCGAGACGTTGTCCATCCGATCGGGAACCGCGCCGACGCTCTCGGCCAGCGCGATGCCGCTACCGTCGTCACCGCTGGTGCCCAGGGGCAGGCCGCCGTTGAACTCTGGTGCGTAGCGCTTGCGCCACTCGGTGTTGGCGATGAAGCCGCCGGCGCAGATGATCACGCCGCGCCGCGCGATGATCTCGATGGTCTGGCCGTAGCGCTGCTGCAGCTTCGCCAATCGCCGGTCCATCGCGGCGCGCAGCGGCGGGTAGTAGACGCCGGGTTTCGACGAGAGTGCGGCCAGGCGCGCGTAGCGGCGCTGGATGCGGCGCGGTGCCTGTCCCATGGTCGTGGCCCGTACGCCGATCACCCGGCCCGACGGGTCCTGCAGCAGTTCGGTGACTTCTGTGTGCGGGCGGAAGTCCACACCGCGCTTGCGGGCCGATTCGGCCAGCGGCGCGTAGATCTGCTTGCCGGATGTGCCTTTGCCGTAGGCGCGGTGCCCGCGCTGCACCGGCGGGGTGTGGGCGCGGAAGGCTCCGGCGTTCTCGCTGCCCGAGTGGTACAGGTAGTAGCGATTATTGGGAAACGACGTCTTGTAGGGGCACAGGCCGGAGTTGAACGGCACCCCACGGGCCTGCAGCCACTCGATCATCTCCGGGCTGCCGTCGACGAACCGCTGCAGTGTTTCCGGCCGGACCGCGTCGCCGACCTCCAGGCGTAGGTAGTCCAGCATCTGCTCGGCGGTGTCGTGCACGCCCGCTTCCGTCTGAACTGACGTCCCGCCGCCGGCGTAGATGATGCCCCCGGAGATCGCGGTCGCGCCGCCGCCGTTGGCACGATCGACCGCGATGACCTCGGCGCCCAGTTCGCGGGCGGTGATCGCGGCAGAGGTACCGGCCGCGCCGTACCCGACGATGACGACGTCGGTCGTCACGCTGGTGGTGGTCATGCGCTCTCCCTTGACGACGTGAGCTGAACGGCCCCCAATGTAACAGTCGCTAGTTTTCTGCTTGCGGAGGTGACCAGCGGTGATTGGTTTGCAGACGAGGCAAAGCGAAACGTGTTCTAGGTTGCCGCGGACGCTCCGATCAGCCGCCCTGCGCGGTTCGCGACCGGTCACGGGAGAAGATGAACGGCATGGCTGTTCGGTTGTGGCGCCTGGTCGCCTCCCTGGTTGTGATCCTCGGCTGTGCGGTGACGGCGGCACTACCTGCCGGCGCGGCGCCCGGCGTGGACCCCGCGGCGCTGGCCGCCGACCTGGTCGCGGCCGATCAGGCGTTGCGGAATACGTCGTCGCCCGAGCCGGTGCTGGCGGCGGCGGCCCGCCGCCAACAGGTCGCCTACCGGACCCTCGGCGCCCACCCCGAGTGGGACGCGATCGCCCGTCCGCAGATCCCGCCGGCGTTGCTCGACGTCTACGACCGCAACATCGACGCCCGCCGGCAACTCATGGCGCTCACCGACCCCAAGCCCACCATGCCGCCTTGGCGGGTGGTGCCACCGGTCCCGGCCAACGAGCTGCTGACCGCCTACCGCGCGGCCGAGGCCGCGTCCGGGGTGCCGTGGAACTACCTCGCGGCGATCAACTTCGTCGAGACCGGCTTCGGCCGCATCAACGGGGTCAGCGATGACGCGGCCCAAGGGCCGATGCAGTTCCTGCCGTCGACGTTCGCGGCCTACGGCAACGGGGGAGACATCCACTCGCCGCGTGATTCCATCATGGCGGCCGGTCGTCTGTTGGCCGCCAACGGTTTTGCCACTAATCGCGACAAGGCGATCTGGGGTTACAACCATTCCGACTACTACGTGCGGGCGGTCAACGACTACGCCGCGGTCATGGGTGGAGACCCGGCCGGATTCGCCAGCTACTACCGCTGGGACACCTACTACCGAACCACCGCCGGCGACCTGCTGCTGCCGATCGGCTATGTCTCGGCGTCGCGGATTCCGGTGGGGGAGTACCTGGCTGCGCACCCGCAGTGACCGCTCAGCGCTGCTGGGCCCGCCACTTGTCCAGCACCCGGCGATCCCGTTTGGTCGGCCGTCCGGCGCCGCGGTCACGGGTGGCCATCGCCGTGGCGGATGCCGGTGGGGGCGGCGGCGTTCGATCCAGGTAACAGGTCACCGCGTCAGCCGCACCGACACGCTTTTGAATCACCCGCAGCACCTCGACGACGCGGGTGCGGTCACCCACCAGAGCACTGACCACGTCACCGGGCGAGACCATTGTCGCGGGCTTGGCCGGTCGGTTGTTCACCCGCACGTGTCCGCCGCGGCATGCGGCCGCGGCGTCCGGCCGGGTCTTGGTGATCCGCACCGCCCACAGCCACCGATCCACCCGGCTCGATTCCATGGCGGCCCAGGCTCAGCGTGAGGCGTTGAGGATCTTGATCGCGAAGACGAGCGTGTCGCCCGGCAGGATGCCGGCGGCCGGCTGCCCCTCGGGATAGCCGTCGGCGGGGACCATCGCGACCGCCACCGTCGAGCCGACCTTCTGGCCCGCAATGGCCTTCTGGAATCCCGGGACCACGCGGTCCAGTCCGAAGTCGACCGGCTTGCCGCGTTCGTAGCTGCTGTCGAACACCGATCCATCACGCCCGTTGACACCCATGTAGCAGACCGAGACCGTTGCGGTGTCCCCGACGACGCGGCCGTCGCCGGCGTGCAGCGTGTGCACCTCGGTCTGGGTGACCTTGAACGGCCCGGTCACGACGACGCTGGGCGCGGCGGAGTTCGTGGAGCCGGTCACCGCGATACTGCCGGTGGCGCCCTTCAACGTCCAGTCCGCCGCGACGCCCTCGGCCGGCGGCTTGGAGGGGCAGGCGGTGACGGTTTCGCCACCCGGGGGCAGGAACAGGTCGGTGACCGACGACGTCTTCGACGACGAGGTGCTGTCCGAACCGCCACAACCGGCGAGCGCCGCCGCCAACGAGGCGACACCGGCGGCGAGTACGACTAACCGAGGCATACGCGAATTCACCTTGGCCACGCTACAGCGCCGTGGCGGAGTTGCCCGCGATGCACTGGAGGTTGCTGCCGATGTCCCGCTACGCGTCAATCTGGCGAAAGCCCCGTCGTGTAGCATTTTGTTATGCATCGTTACAAGATGCTACGTAGTAGGGAGTCGCTGATGCCTGAGGTCGCCGACCGGGTCACCAGGTTCGCCGCGGACCTGGTGGATAGCGCCGCCGCCGAAGGCGCGCGCCAGAGCAGATCAGCCAAGCAGCAGCTTGACCACTGGGCGCGGGTCGGCCGCGCGGTGTCGGCGCAGCAGAGCGCGGCGCGGCGACGGGTCGAGGCGGCCCTGGCCGGTCACCTCGATACCGGTGCGTTGACAGCCGAAGAGGGCGTGGTGTTCAACGCCGAGATCTCCGCAGCGATCGAGGAGAACCTGTCGCACACTCACTACGGTGACATCCTCGCCGAGCGTGGCGTCACCACCGTCGCCCTCGACGACGACGGCCGCATCGTCGAATACCGGCCCGACGGCACCTCGGTGATCGTGGAGGCGTCGCGCTGAGGCGACTCGACCTCGTCGTCGGCCCCAACGGGGCGGGGAAATCGACCTTTGTCGCCCTCACGTTGGCGCCGCTGTTGCCGGGCGTACCGTTCGTCAACGCCGATGAGATCGCCAAGAACCGTTGGCCCGACGAGGCGGCCGCGCACGCCTACGACGCGGCGCGGTTGGCCGCCCAGACCCGGATGAAACTCATCGAGGCGGGACGTTCGTTCATCGCCGAGACCGTCTTCTCCCATGAGTCGAAGATCGAGTTGATCCGCACCGCAGACGCCCACGACTACACGGTGGTGCTTCACGCGGTGCTCATCCCCGAAGCATTGGCGATCCACCGGGTCCGGTATCGGGTGGCCGCAGGCGGACACACCGTTCCCGAGGGGAAGATCCGCGAACGCTACCACCGGCTCTGGCCGCTGGTCGCCGAAGCGATCGGAATGGTCGACGTCGCAACGGTTTACGAAAACTCGCGGGCTGCCGGGCCGAAGATTGTGGCGCAGTTCGCGGGCGGCGCGCCGATCGGTGAGCTGAGCTGGCCGGCCTGGGCGCCCGACGCGCTGGTGACGCGCTGGCGCGCCTAAGCGGAGATCTTTACCACGAGCTTGCCGACGTTCTTGCCGTCGAACAGCATGTTGATCGCGGACGGCAGCTGCTCGAAGCCGTCGACGACGGTCTCCAGCGGGGTGAGTTTGCCGGCGCCGATCAGCTCGGAGATCTCGGTGTTGGCCTGCGGCGCCCGAAGGAAGTGATCGAGGACGATGAAGCCCTTCAAGGTGGCGCGCTGGATCAGCAGGTTGCCGAACGCGCGCGGGCCGGGCGGGGGATTGGTCTCGTTGTACCCCGAGATGAGTCCGCAGAGCGCGATTCGGGCGCCGACGTTCACGCGCGCAAAGATCGCATCCATGATGTCGCCGCCGACGTTCTCGAAGTCGACGTCGATACCGTTGGGCGTCGCGGCGGCAAGCTGGCGGGCCCAGTCATCGGCGCGGTAGTCCACCGCCGCGTCAAACCCGAGTTGGTCGGTGAGCAGCGCGCATTTCTCCGGTCCGCCGGCAATCCCGACGACCCGGGCGCCGCTGGCCTTGGCGAGCTGACCTGCGACCGAACCGACTGCGCCGGCTGCCGCCGAGACGACGACGGTCTCGCCTGGCTGCGGCTTGCCGATGTCGCGGATCCCGATCCACGCGGTGAGCCCGGTCATGCCGAGCGCGCCCAGGTAGGCGCTGGGCGAGACACCGTCCGCGACGTCGACCGGGAACAGCGGCATGGTGTCGGAGACCACCACGTACTCCTGCCAGCCGGTCAGGCCCTGCACGGTCTGACCGACCGAATAGTTCGGGTTGTTCGATGCGATGACCACGCCGAGGCCGGCCGCGCGCATGACTTCGCCGATGCCGACGGGCGGCAGGTACGACGGAGTCTCGTTGATCCACATCCGGTTGGTCGGGTCCAGCGAGATCCAATCGACACGCACCAGCGCCTCGCCGTCGCCGATCTCCGGTACCGCCTGCTCGCTGAGTTCGAAGGTGTCCGGGCCAATCCGGCCGGCGGGGCGTTCGCGGAGAAGGAAGCGGCGATTGCGATCGGTCATGAGCGCACGCTACCGGATGCGGACGACCATGGCAATGGCAATTAAATCAGTTGGGGCACAACGCAAGAGAGCTTCACACGTGGCCCGTGAACGTTCGCAGTGCCTGCACATGGACGGCGGGGCCGGTCAGCTCGACGTCGGCTCGTGTCTGGCGTCCCGCCAGCCAGCGAACCAGGTTGGCCGGCGTCCCCCTGACCAGTACCGCCTGCTCCGTCTGGGGGCCCACGGCTGCCAAGACGTGGCCGTCATCAGTGCTGACTCTCAACGCCGCGCCCACGGGCAGTTTTGTGTGCTGATAGCGCAGTAGTGGGGCGATGGCCTGTTGCAGTGTTGCCGGGGCGGGGTGGTCGGCGCCGTTGGCGGCGGCGAGGTCATCGTGATGGGTCCAGTACTCGAACAGCGTCAGCGGTGCTACCGGCGACCTGAGCAGCAGTCGCGGCAGTGGGCGCCCCAGCCGGTCGATCAACTCGGTGAAGCCGTAACGATGCTCACGCCGAATTGCGAACTCCACCAACCGCGTTGGCGCCGGCACCGTGATCCCGCGCGCCACCAGCGATCGCGCAATGAACGTCGAGACGCCACCGAGGCGTTCCTCGGCCGCCAGGTGGGCCGCAAGATCTCGCGCGGTCCACGACCCGCACCCGGCGGGCGCTGAGGCGCCGGCGGCACTCAACGAGCTCGTGAGTGCCACCCGTTCCGCCTCGATGTCCCCGGCGAGCGTCACCGTGGATCAGCCTGAGGCGCCCAGAATCTTGATCGCGAAGACGAGGGTGTCGCCCTGCCGGATGCCGGCGCTGGGCTGGCCGTCAGGGTAGCCGTCCGCGGAGGTCATGGCCACCGCGACGGTGGAGCCGACCGTTTGGCCGGCGATCGCCTTCTGGAATCCGGGGATGACGCCGTCGAGCGGGAAGTCCACCGGGGCGCCGCGCTTGTAACTGCTGTCGAACACCGAACCGTCGCGTCCGTTGACGCCCATGTAGCAGACCGACACCTTGGCCGTGCCCGGAACCACCGGGCCGCTGCCGGCCTGCAACGTGTGCACCTGGGTCGACGTCACGCTGAACGGCGCCGACACATCCACCCGGGGCGCGGCCGTTTCGGTCGATCCGGTGACCGCGACGCTGCCGGTGGCCCCGGTCAGCGTCCACTCCGGCGTGCCGGCGGCGGGTGCGGCCGTGGGGCAGGTGCCGGCGGCTACGGCCGTGCCTGCCGCCGCCAAGGGCAGGACGATTGCCGCGAGACTAGCGGCAACAGCGACGAATGAGTGCATCCGAGTGGGTTTCACTTCCGCCACGTTACAGACGCAAAGTAGCCCCGGCAGCAAGGACTCGGCACGTAGTCTCACCCACGTGCACATAGACGTCATGGCCCTGCCGCAGCCGTTGGCCAAGGCCGGCGACCTCGCCCGCAACACCCAAAAGGCGGGTTTTTCCGGTCTGCTGTTCACCGAAGCCGGTCGCACCGCGTACCTCAACGCCGCCATCGCATCTCAGGCCGCACCGGGTCTGGAGCTGTCGACCGGTGTCGCGGTTGCCTTTCCCCGCAGCCCGTTCGTCACGGCGGCTACCGCGTGGGAACTGCAGGAGGCGAGCGGCGGCAAGTTCCGGTTGGGACTTGGCACCCAGGTGCGTACCCATGTGGTGCGGCGCTACGGCGCGGCGTTCGACCATCCCGGCCCCCGGTTGCGTGACTACGTGCTTGCGGTCAAGGCGTGCTTTGCCGCCTTTCGAACGGGAAAGCTGGATCATCATGGGGAGTTCTACGACCTGGATTTCATCACCCCGCAGTGGAGCGCAGGGCCGATCGAGGCAGCAGATCCCAAAGTCGATGTCGCGGCGGTGAATCCATGGATGTTGCGGATGGCCGGCGAGGTGGCTGACGGTGTGCATGTTCACCCGCTCGGCGAGCCTGGCTACCTGGCGCGTCACGTGGTGCCGAAGGTGGCCGAAGGCGCCGCGACGGCGGGCCGTTCCGCGTCGGAGGTCGCCGTGATCGTGCCCGCGATGACGATCGTCGGCGACAGCGATGAAGAGCGGCACAAGGAGCGGGAGTTCGTGCGGGCTAGCCTGAGCTTCTACGGAAGCACCCCGAATTACGCCTTCATCTGGGATGAGGCCGGATTCGACGGCACCACCGCCCGGATCCGTGAGAAGCAGAAGGCCGGCGACTTCGCCGGGATGGCAGCGCAGATCAGCGACGAGCACCTGGCCGCGTTCGCCACCGAGTCGACGTGGGATGAGTTGGCAGACAAGCTGATCGGCAAGTATGGGGGAGTTGCGACGCGGCTGGTCCTGTACAACGCGCTCGGCGACGCTGAGCGCTTCGAGCGATACGGTGAGATCGCCCAGCGGATTTCGGCCGGGCCGCACACCGTCCAGGCGCGTTGAGGTCAATGGCGTGCTGATCGGGGTGGCCGCAGCGTTGCTGGCCTGTTTCGGGTACGGGGTTGCGTCGGTCCTGCAGGCTTACGGTGCACGGAATTCTCCTGCGGTGGAGAGTGCCCTCGTCACGTCCGACGGCCGACCGACCCTGCGCTCGACCGCCAACGCGGTGCTGACCACGGCATTCATTGCCGGGATGGTCCTCGACGTCATCGGTTTCGCCGGCAACATCGTCTCGGCGCG includes these proteins:
- a CDS encoding TIGR03617 family F420-dependent LLM class oxidoreductase, whose product is MHIDVMALPQPLAKAGDLARNTQKAGFSGLLFTEAGRTAYLNAAIASQAAPGLELSTGVAVAFPRSPFVTAATAWELQEASGGKFRLGLGTQVRTHVVRRYGAAFDHPGPRLRDYVLAVKACFAAFRTGKLDHHGEFYDLDFITPQWSAGPIEAADPKVDVAAVNPWMLRMAGEVADGVHVHPLGEPGYLARHVVPKVAEGAATAGRSASEVAVIVPAMTIVGDSDEERHKEREFVRASLSFYGSTPNYAFIWDEAGFDGTTARIREKQKAGDFAGMAAQISDEHLAAFATESTWDELADKLIGKYGGVATRLVLYNALGDAERFERYGEIAQRISAGPHTVQAR